From one Anopheles bellator chromosome 1, idAnoBellAS_SP24_06.2, whole genome shotgun sequence genomic stretch:
- the LOC131210916 gene encoding tetraspanin-9: MGSTGYTCIRRTFCSFNILIWLCGSGFLAIGVWLHFAYPGYATLLPDHAVLSADSLFITVGVLSFVIAFFGCCGSWFQSRCFLVIYFTLVVFLFLSEFLLGSLAFVFRGGIGRMLAHELKYGIEKHYNVSDRGGFFTPSVATIWDKLQVDLQCCGVSSYEDWHDISAWPGERWVPRSCCRPQYGAVFLEGSGDDLPSVDCRKAGDPSLLWDKSCGQILQMWFVQRLHVVGTVGLVIGFLQLFGLISSMLLFCTVKHKRSSKTYKSYSPTVDTTLNRNGTSGTYMDD; this comes from the exons ATGGGAAGCACAGGCTACACGTGTATACGGCGGACGTTTTGTTCCTTCAACATCCTGATCTGG CTCTGCGGAAGCGGATTCTTGGCGATAGGCGTGTGGCTGCACTTTGCGTATCCCGGCTATGCGACGTTACTGCCCGACCATGCCGTGCTCAGTGCCGATTCCCTCTTCATCACCGTCGGCGTACTGAGCTTCGTGATTGCGTTCTTCGGTTGCTGCGGATCGTGGTTCCAGTCGCGATGCTTCCTAGTGATA TACTTCACCCTGGTCGTGTTCCTGTTCCTTAGTGAGTTTTTGCTCGGCTCGCTGGCGTTTGTGTTCCGCGGCGGTATCGGGCGTATGCTGGCGCACGAACTAAAGTACGGTATCGAGAAGCACTACAACGTGAGCGACCGTGGAGGCTTTTTCACGCCATCGGTCGCCACCATTTGGGATAAGCTGCAGGTTGAC CTCCAATGTTGTGGTGTTTCGTCGTACGAAGACTGGCACGATATCAGTGCGTGGCCCGGCGAGCGGTGGGTGCCTCGTTCCTGCTGTCGTCCCCAGTATGGCGCCGTGTTTCTGGAAGGATCCGGTGACGACCTACCGAGCGTTGACTGTCGAAA AGCTGGCGATCCATCGTTGCTGTGGGACAAAAGCTGTGGCCAAATTCTGCAGATGTGGTTCGTGCAACGGCTTCACGTCGTGGGAACGGTAGGGCTCGTTATAGGGTTTCTTCAGCTGTTCGGTCTCATATCTTCCATGCTGCTGTTCTGCACCGTGAAACACAAACGGTCCTC